A segment of the Candidatus Doudnabacteria bacterium genome:
GCCTCACAATTCTTTTGCAAAGCGTGCCCTCGCTAATCAATTAAAAATGTATATAATTAACTTAAATCTATGGGAACAATAAAAGATTTTATCAAACATCATTACCGCCATTTCAATTCGGCTGTTGTGATCGACGCGGCTGAGGCTTATGACAAACATTTAAAAAACGGCGGCAAGATGTTTTTGGCCATGGGCGGCGCTATGAGCACGGCTGAACTGGGATTGTCTTTGGCCGAAATGATACGCCAGAATAAGATCCACGCCGTCTCAACTTCCGCTAACAATCTTGAAGAAGATATTTTTAACTTAGTCGCGCACGATCACTATAAGCGCGTGCCTAATTACCGCGACCTTACCCCTGCCGATGAAGTGGATCTGCTGAACAACCATCTTAACCGCGTAACCGACACATGTATTCCTGAAGAGGAGGCAATGCGCCGGATCGAACGGCATGTTTTGAAATTCTGGCAGAAAGCCGATAAGGCCAATGAGCGGTACATGCCATATGAATATATGTATCAGCTGATCAAGAGCGGGGTTTTGAAGGAGTATTACCAGATCGATCCCAAAGATTCCTGGGTTTTGGCGGCATGCGAAAAAAATATTCCGATCT
Coding sequences within it:
- a CDS encoding deoxyhypusine synthase family protein, translated to MGTIKDFIKHHYRHFNSAVVIDAAEAYDKHLKNGGKMFLAMGGAMSTAELGLSLAEMIRQNKIHAVSTSANNLEEDIFNLVAHDHYKRVPNYRDLTPADEVDLLNNHLNRVTDTCIPEEEAMRRIERHVLKFWQKADKANERYMPYEYMYQLIKSGVLKEYYQIDPKDSWVLAACEKNIPIFTPGWEDSTLGNIFVANVIRKDVSNFQVVKSGMEQMAFLIDWYKENSKNSSIGFFQIGGGIAGDFPICVVPLIQQDLKEDCKLWGYFCQISDSTTSYGSYSGAVPNEKITWGKLDVTTPRFVIESDATIVAPLIFAYVLNQ